A DNA window from Drosophila biarmipes strain raj3 chromosome 2R, RU_DBia_V1.1, whole genome shotgun sequence contains the following coding sequences:
- the LOC108026955 gene encoding membrane-bound alkaline phosphatase, translating into MGSSQRQILLPILVLLALAGTALSGVKEVHNVLELTGQQASKLRFSTDVAADKYTPPEEMDPQFWYNIADEEITKRLQLPQPSSQKAKNIILFLGDGMPLATVAAARILKGQRLGNTGEESSLSFERFPYTGLSRTYCSNAQVPDSACTATAYLCGVKTNIVNIGVSAAVEFNNCTASQDPANRLTSIAEWAQNAGKSTGIVTTTTLTHASPSGAYAKTANRMWECDTDVTSYGVDASTCVDMATQLVTQTPGKNFEVMFGGGMGKFLPNSIVDSHGKAGERSDGVNLLSRWQGLHDGGVLVTNRDQLLSLNVSAVSSVIGLFQSSLMDFHLEADDTYQPTLSELTEVAIKKLSQNENGYFVFIEGGLIDYGNHYTKAGYALDEALEFEKAIQLARDITDIEDTLIVVTADHGHAVSIAGYPGRGTPILGINQHDTDINGVKYSVLNYAAGPNQYLDETGQRIPLDDIIGADDAITPSYIAKDQGVHSGEDVGIFASGPQSHLFTGVMQQSTIPHLMAYASCIGSGQKVCDN; encoded by the exons ATGGGCTCCTCCCAGAGGCAGATTCTACTCCCGATCCTGGTGCTTTTGGCCCTGGCCGGAACAGCACTCAGTGGAGTTAAGGAGGTGCACAATGTGCTCGAGCTGACCGGCCAGCAGGCCAGCAAGCTGAGGTTCTCCACGGATGTGGCCGCCGACAAGTACACTCCGCCGGAGGAGATGGATCCGCAATTCTGGTACAACATCGCCGACGAGGAGATCACCAAGAGGCTGCAGCTACCACAGCCCAGTTCCCAGAAGGCCAAGAACATCATTTTGTTCCTGGGCGACGGGATGCCACTGGCCACCGTCGCAGCTGCTCGCATCCTGAAGGGACAGCGCCTGGGAAACACCGGAGAGGAGTCCTCGCTCAGCTTCGAGCGATTCCCCTATACTGGGTTGAGCAGG ACCTACTGCTCCAACGCGCAGGTGCCCGACTCCGCCTGCACGGCCACCGCCTACTTGTGCGGTGTGAAGACCAACATCGTCAACATTGGAGTAAGTGCAGCCGTGGAATTCAATAACTGCACCGCCAGCCAGGACCCGGCCAACCGTCTGACCTCCATCGCCGAGTGGGCCCAGAACGCTGGAAAATCCACTGGCATTGTGACCACCACCACGCTGACCCACGCCAGTCCCTCGGGAGCCTACGCCAAGACGGCCAACCGGATGTGGGAGTGCGACACGGATGTGACCAGCTATGGTGTGGACGCCAGCACCTGCGTCGACATGGCCACCCAACTGGTGACCCAGACGCCCGGCAAGAACTTCGAGGTTATGTTCGGCGGCGGAATGGGCAAGTTCCTTCCCAACAGCATCGTTGATAGTCACGGTAAAGCCGGAGAGCGATCCGATGGCGTGAATCTGCTGTCCCGCTGGCAAGGACTTCACGACGGAGGCGTCTTGGTCACCAACCGCGATCAGCTGCTCAGCCTGAACGTCTCTGCCGTATCCAGCGTCATTGGTCTCTTCCAGTCCAGTTTGATGGACTTCCACTTGGAGGCGGATGACACCTACCAGCCCACCCTCTCCGAACTCACCGAGGTGGCCATCAAGAAGCTCAGCCAGAACGAGAACGGATACTTTGTCTTCATCGAAGGTGGTCTTATTGATTATGGCAACCACTACACCAAAGCTGGCTACGCTCTGGATGAGGCCCTGGAGTTCGAGAAGGCCATTCAGCTGGCCAGAGACATCACTGACATCGAGGACACGCTGATTGTGGTGACCGCCGACCACGGACACGCCGTGAGTATTGCCGGCTATCCCGGCAGAGGAACCCCCATCCTGGGCATCAACCAGCACGACACCGATATCAACGGAGTGAAGTACTCGGTGCTTAACTATGCGGCTGGACCCAACCAGTACCTGGACGAGACTGGCCAGCGCATTCCCCTGGACGACATCATAGGTGCCGACGACGCCATCACCCCCAGTTACATCGCCAAGGACCAAGGCGTGCACTCCGGCGAGGACGTCGGCATCTTCGCCTCCGGTCCCCAGAGCCACCTTTTCACCGGGGTGATGCAGCAGAGCACCATTCCTCACCTGATGGCCTACGCCTCGTGTATTGGAAGCGGACAGAAGGTGTGCGACAACTAA
- the LOC108026572 gene encoding chronophin has protein sequence MFKRSLSHLDKLPKTQVAEWLGGIDTVICGTDGVLWQENNPIKGSVEAFNTIQAKGKRSLIVTNACCLTHSELFQKAKCLGFKVKEQDILSSAGAVSNYLTDRKFKKKLLVLGGEGIRKDVQKAGFCAVANDQRPDDRNRLKWVQNLVLDPDVGAVLVARVDDMETNQMLVACNYLQNPKVLFLTTSTDGFQTLGKSRVPDAGTVTAAIEVIVHRKPTVLGKPNPRILGKLIESGDIKPEKTLMIGNSLKSDIVFANICGFQSLLVGCENGAFDEAEKVKKEGDEKMMKLVPDTFLASFAPFLDFLCTEVKAGNEKDKKTQEHKGGSVKQQIK, from the exons ATGTTTAAGCGCAGCCTAAGCCATCTGGATAAGCTGCCCAAAACGCAGGTGGCAGAGTGGCTTGGCGGAATCGACACCGTCATCTGCGGCACGGATGGAGTGTTGTGGCAGGAGAACAACCCCATTAAGGGATCCGTGGAGGCCTTCAACACCATCCAGGCCAAGGGAAAACGCAGCCTGATAGTTACCAACGCCTGCTGCCTAACACACTCGGAACTGTTCCAAAAGGCCAAGTGCCTGGGCTTCAAGGTTAAGGAGCAGGACATTCTAAGCTCGGCAGGTGCCGTTTCGAATTACCTTACAGACCGGAAGTTCAAGAAGAAGTTGCTCGTTCTGGGAGGAGAAGGCATCCGCAAGGATGTGCAGAAAGCCGGCTTCTGTGCCGTGGCCAATGATCAGAGACCGGATGACAGGAATAGATTGAAGTGGGTCCAGAACCTGGTTCTCGACCCGGACGTGGGTGCTGTTCTGGTGGCGAGAGTCGACGACATGGAGACGAACCAAATGCTTGTGGCCTGCAACTACCTCCAGAACCCCAAGGTCTTGTTCCTGACCACCAGCACGGATGGGTTCCAGACACTGGGCAAGTCACGGGTTCCGGACGCGGGCACTGTGACAGCTGCCATCGAGGTGATCGTGCATCGGAAGCCGACCGTCCTGGGAAAACCGAATCCCCGAATTTTGGGCAAGCTGATCGAATCGGGCGATATTAAACCGGAAAAGACACTAATGATAGGAAACTC gttgAAGTCGGATATTGTATTTGCCAACATCTGTGGTTTCCAATCTTTATTAGTAGGATGCGAAAATGGAGCTTTTGATGAAGcagaaaaagttaaaaaagaagGTGATGAAAAGATGATGAAACTTGTACCAGATACATTTTTGGCTAGTTTCGCTCCTTTCCTGGACTTTCTGTGCACCGAGGTGAAGGCTGGAAACGAAAAGGACAAGAAAACTCAAGAGCACAAGGGCGGTTCAGTCAAACAGCAGATAAAGTGA